In a genomic window of Passer domesticus isolate bPasDom1 chromosome 3, bPasDom1.hap1, whole genome shotgun sequence:
- the CD93 gene encoding complement component C1q receptor, which yields MAALRPLLLLLLLAWRCRGDDVEVLCADSACYTLHRDESNWKSAQERCEDNGGNLAPVGSAGEAARLRELLASAAWPGPAWLGLTLPRGHCVRPQEPLRGFSWVAGGEPGNFSEWASEPAVTCVSARCAALRLPGPLGPGGWADRACRSSLPAFLCKFSFQGMCGLLPLAGRGAVTYATPFGVRSARLAAAPFGTLAEVRCDSGRASAFAVCKGPLDGGGFAWHPPGPLCPVDCGQHNGGCQQRCLEAPGEPPRCACHPGYVLAADMASCLPEDFCHPNPCQGSCRALPGGFECGCEPGYALAADGRGCRDVDECESGPCQHQCHNIPGGFQCLCRPGYRPAGPAGHHCHDVDECAQPHACPQLCINIPGSFRCACRPGFQRQPGGESCLDVDECLRDPCPGACRNFPGGYECLCPPGSLRDADGHGCSPGEAIPNSIPQSSSIPQSSSSIPQSSTVIPQSPSSIPQSPSSIPQSSGIPQSSGIPGTTRIPWTTSIPRTLGMPTAGLGAGSDDGPRLLLYYIVGSLVAILLLLAFALALVACRKRAARREKPPAKNAADNYCWVPEQPESRGERR from the coding sequence ATGGCCGCGCTCCGGccgctcctgctgctgctgctgctggcctggcGCTGCCGAGGGGACGACGTGGAGGTGCTGTGCGCCGACAGCGCCTGCTACACCCTGCACCGGGATGAGAGCAACTGGAAAAGCGCCCAGGAGCGCTGCGAGGACAACGGGGGCAACCTGGCTCCGGTGGGCAGCGCCGGCGAGGCCGCCCGGCTGcgggagctgctggccagcgccgcctggcccggcccggcctggctCGGCCTCACCCTGCCCAGGGGGCACTGCGTGCGGCCGCAGGAGCCGCTGCGAGGCTTCTCCTGGGTGGCCGGAGGCGAGCCGGGCAACTTCTCGGAGTGGGCATCCGAGCCGGCGGTCACCTGCGTGAGCGCCCGCTGCGCGGCCCTGCGGCTGCCCGGCCCGCTCGGCCCCGGCGGCTGGGCCGACCGCGCCTGCCGGAGCTCGCTGCCGGCCTTCCTCTGCAAGTTCAGCTTCCAGGGAATGTGCgggctgctgccgctggccggCCGCGGCGCGGTCACCTACGCCACGCCGTTCGGGGTGCGCAGCGCCCGCCTGGCCGCCGCTCCCTTCGGCACGCTGGCCGAGGTGCGGTGCGACAGCGGCCGCGCCTCGGCCTTCGCCGTCTGCAAGGGGCCGCTGGACGGGGGCGGCTTCGCCTGGCACCCGCCGGGCCCCCTGTGCCCGGTGGACTGCGGCCAGCACAACGGGGGCTGCCAGCAGCGCTGCCTGGAGGCGCCCGGCGAGCCCCCGCGCTGCGCCTGCCACCCCGGCTACGTGCTGGCCGCCGACATGGCCTCCTGCCTGCCCGAGGATTTCTGCCATCCCAACCCCTGCCAGGGATCCtgccgggcgctgcccggcgGCTTCGAGTGCGGCTGCGAGCCCGGCTACGCCCTGGCAGCCGACGGCCGCGGGTGCCGGGATGTGGATGAGTGCGAGTCGGGGCCGTGCCAGCACCAGTGCCACAACATTCCCGGCGGCTTCCAGTGCCTCTGCCGGCCCGGCTACCGCCCCGCGGGGCCCGCTGGCCACCACTGCCACGACGTGGATGAGTGCGCCCAGCCCCACGCCTGCCCGCAGCTCTGCATCAACATTCCCGGCTCCTTTCGCTGCGCCTGCCGGCCCGGCTTCCAGCGGCAGCCGGGGGGAGAGTCCTGCCTGGATGTGGATGAATGCCTGCGGGATCCGTGTCCCGGCGCCTGCCGCAACTTTCCCGGCGGCTACGAGTGCCTGTGCCCGCCTGGCTCCCTGCGGGACGCGGATGGACACGGCTGCAGCCCCGGAGAGGCGATCCCAAACAGTATCCCACAGAGCTCGAGCATCccgcagagctccagcagcatcccgCAGAGCTCCACCGTCATcccacagagccccagcagcatcccacagagccccagcagcatcccacagagCTCCGGCATCCCACAGAGCTCCGGCATCCCAGGCACCACGCGCATCCCATGGACCACGAGCATCCCGCGTACTCTGGGAATGCCCACCGCAGGATTAGGGGCCGGCTCGGACGACGGCCCGCGGCTGCTGCTCTACTACATCGTGGGCAGCCTGGTGgccatcctgctcctgctggcgtTCGCCCTGGCGCTCGTGGCTTGCAGGAAAAGGGCGGCCAGGAGGGAGAAGCCCCCGGCCAAAAACGCGGCCGATAATTATTGCTGGGTGCCCGAGCAGCCCGAGAGCCGCGGGGAGCGCAGGTAG